A genomic region of Thermodesulfobium narugense DSM 14796 contains the following coding sequences:
- a CDS encoding thiamine pyrophosphate-dependent enzyme — protein sequence MDRLPHMWCPGCGHGIALGALLRAFDRVNIDKDKTVIFSGIGCASRVVGYLDFSTVHTTHGRALAFATGLRLVRDDVKVIVIMGDGDALAIGGNHFIHACRRNIDITAIVLNNQIYGMTGGQSSPTTPQSRLSTTTPYGNFARAFDFCNLAIGAGATYVARATAYHASLMTELYANAIKHHGFSFVETFTQCPVNYGRRNKFPDPASMLKYMKDISVPFKVAQNMGSDELQGKIVIGELIKEKEDVELNEVVRERIMKFRGGAQ from the coding sequence ATGGATAGATTACCTCATATGTGGTGTCCTGGTTGTGGACATGGTATTGCTCTTGGTGCGCTCCTTAGGGCTTTTGATAGGGTAAATATTGATAAAGATAAGACAGTAATATTTTCTGGTATCGGTTGTGCTTCAAGAGTGGTAGGATACTTGGATTTTAGTACTGTTCATACTACACATGGCAGAGCTCTAGCTTTTGCAACAGGATTAAGACTTGTAAGAGATGATGTAAAGGTCATTGTAATAATGGGAGATGGAGATGCTCTGGCTATTGGCGGAAATCACTTTATTCATGCTTGTCGAAGGAATATAGATATAACTGCAATTGTTTTGAATAATCAAATATATGGCATGACAGGAGGACAAAGTTCTCCTACAACTCCTCAATCCAGACTCTCAACTACAACACCGTATGGAAATTTTGCAAGGGCATTTGACTTTTGTAATTTAGCTATTGGTGCAGGAGCCACTTATGTGGCAAGAGCTACTGCGTATCATGCCTCACTTATGACTGAACTTTATGCGAACGCTATAAAACATCACGGCTTTTCTTTTGTTGAAACCTTTACGCAGTGTCCAGTGAATTATGGGAGGAGAAATAAATTTCCCGATCCTGCTTCGATGCTCAAATATATGAAAGATATCTCTGTGCCATTTAAAGTGGCCCAGAATATGGGAAGTGATGAATTACAGGGAAAGATTGTGATAGGCGAGCTAATAAAGGAAAAAGAAGACGTAGAATTAAATGAAGTAGTTAGA